A genomic window from Gossypium hirsutum isolate 1008001.06 chromosome D10, Gossypium_hirsutum_v2.1, whole genome shotgun sequence includes:
- the LOC107915318 gene encoding putative cysteine-rich receptor-like protein kinase 43: MAGAALLIIFSLIVVSVRSYADTRLDLVARSCEMTTVQNKDDYLKNYESILQKMEPEMYRNKFAFNEAGKPPDKIYVLSQCMNDLSSVECAQCFARISNILPACFPTTGGRVYLDGCFIRANNYSFYREVTANGDINRCSDDIDTDEDFKMVLRDMLPRMVHKAPDKKGFALFQESRNGTTVHGMAQCWKILDKEMCSSCLADAVDLVFRCVPSKEGRALNAGCFLRYSTYDFGHDTNAGAVRYAIISFIIYIFLTAVVCTLAVAIGLRLGKMAYKQMNPRREWKGKEVDLAALDQAMKFLQFKFSTLEKATDCFNEANKLGSGGYGEVFKGTLPDGREIAVKRLYVNGRNRSREIYNEMDVISKAQHKNLVRCLGGCFTIIENFLVYEYLANKSLDSILFDPEKKKELDWGKRQKIIMGTAEGLEYLHKGCEVRIIHRDIKASNILLDIKFRPKIADFGLARLCSRDSDRISLVNNSVAGTFGYMAPEYIAKGRLTEKVDVYSFGVLMLEIISGVKNTKIESDNYFETLVTDAWRHFQSNTTTKIIEESLNPEDQIEEIKRQIQLGLLCTQAEPTLRPNMSKVLQILRHKDMDLPSPTKPPFLDESLILSASSFNTLPSKSQTNINFPEKSQTNDNLHRHDQQDYSNL; encoded by the exons ATGGCAGGCGCAGCTCTCTTGATCATCTTCTCCTTAATCGTCGTCTCCGTACGTTCTTATGCAGACACTCGACTCGATCTTGTTGCCCGTTCATGCGAGATGACCACGGTGCAGAACAAGGATGATTACTTGAAGAATTACGAGTCCATCCTTCAAAAGATGGAACCGGAGATGTATCGTAACAAGTTTGCGTTTAATGAAGCCGGAAAGCCGCCTGATAAAATTTACGTGTTATCGCAGTGCATGAATGATCTCTCGAGCGTTGAATGCGCCCAATGCTTTGCGAGGATCAGTAATATTTTACCGGCTTGTTTTCCGACCACCGGTGGTCGTGTTTATCTTGACGGTTGCTTTATAAGGGCTAACAATTATAGTTTCTATAGGGAAGTCACTGCAAATGGTGATATCAAT AGATGCAGCGATGATATCGACACCGACGAAGATTTCAAGATGGTATTGAGAGACATGTTGCCCAGGATGGTTCACAAGGCTCCCGACAAAAAAGGGTTTGCCTTGTTCCAAGAGTCGAGGAATGGGACCACGGTTCATGGGATGGCTCAGTGCTGGAAAATCTTGGATAAGGAAATGTGCTCCTCTTGTCTCGCCGATGCCGTCGACCTCGTCTTCCGGTGCGTGCCCTCTAAGGAAGGTCGTGCGCTCAATGCTGGCTGCTTTTTGCGTTATTCCACTTATGATTTCGGTCATGACACCAATGCTGGTGCAGTCCGAT ATGCCATAATATCGTTCATAATTTACATCTTTTTAACGGCTGTGGTCTGCACATTGGCCGTTGCCATTGGACTGCGTTTGGGGAAAATGGCTTACAAACAGATGAATCCTCGACGTGAATGGAAAG GGAAAGAGGTGGACCTGGCCGCACTGGATCAGGCCATGAAATTCTTGCAGTTCAAGTTTTCAACTCTAGAGAAAGCAACTGATTGCTTCAATGAAGCTAACAAGCTTGGCTCTGGAGGATATGGTGAAGTATTTAAG GGAACATTACCAGATGGAAGAGAAATTGCAGTAAAACGATTATATGTAAATGGAAGGAATCGAAGTAGAGAAATATACAATGAAATGGATGTCATCAGTAAAGCCCAACATAAGAACTTGGTTCGTTGCCTTGGCGGTTGCTTTACCATTATTGAGAATTTCCTCGTCTATGAATACCTTGCTAACAAAAGCCTCGACAGCATCTTATTTG ATCctgagaagaagaaagagttaGATTGGGGAAAAAGGCAGAAAATAATTATGGGAACAGCCGAAGGTTTGGAATATCTACACAAAGGTTGCGAAGTTCGGATCATTCATAGAGACATCAAGGCCAGTAACATCTTGTTGGACATCAAATTCCGACCCAAAATCGCGGATTTCGGCCTCGCCAGGCTCTGTTCCCGCGATTCCGATAGGATTTCCCTCGTCAACAACAGTGTGGCCGGTACTTT CGGATACATGGCTCCCGAATACATAGCCAAAGGAAGATTAACTGAAAAAGTGGATGTTTATAGTTTTGGAGTTCTAATGCTCGAAATCATCAGTGGAGTTAAAAACACCAAAATCGAATCCGACAATTATTTCGAAACCTTGGTGACTGAT GCATGGAGGCATTTTCAATCAAACACAACAACAAAAATCATCGAGGAAAGCTTGAATCCGGAGGATCAAATTGAAGAAATAAAGAGACAAATCCAACTGGGTTTGCTGTGCACACAAGCGGAGCCAACTTTAAGACCAAATATGTCCAAAGTTCTTCAGATTTTAAGACATAAAGACATGGATTTGCCTTCCCCGACTAAACCTCCATTTTTGGATGAATCTCTTATTTTATCTGCTTCTAGCTTCAATACTCTTCCATCAAAATCCCAGACCAATATTAATTTTCCAGAAAAATCCCAAACCAATGATAATTTACATAGACATGATCAACAAGATTATTCTAATTTGTAA
- the LOC121222023 gene encoding uncharacterized protein → MNLTQCDRSVVEYEAEFLRLSHYARDMMASKYEKCVYFEDGLRDNLRVLITPQRECEFSILVDKTKIIDKVKRVERQNRDRERGKNKRDLEHSSSVQRPKKRARPDGQVRVGVHVTSIGIQPYEDCGKHYLGECWRRLGACLRCGSLEHRSRVCPQRADQIQALGLGSRASDRSASQQEARQPTLVYATRRREDIDVPDVITDTFFIFNVPYTAMIDIGSTHSYVASIISENLGISVENTSSEITVLSPLGQSVRVNKLYRNVPLEFIMVSIDDILVYSKTKDEHDEHLKGIRVDPRKIEAILEWKQLKNVSEIYSFWVLRDIIGGLSRGSL, encoded by the exons atgaatctcacacAATGTGATAGATCTGTggtcgagtatgaggccgagtttctgaggttgagccaCTATGCTCGAGATATGATGGCGTCTAAGTACGAGAAATGTGTTTACTTTGAGGACGGTCTGAGGGATAATTTGAGGGTACTGATTACTCCACAGAGGGAGTGCGAGTTTTCTATTCTTGTGGATAAGACAAAGATTATCGATAAAGTTAAGCGTGTGGAACGCCAAAATAGAGACCGtgagagaggcaagaataagagaGATTTAGAACACTCTAGTTCTGTTCAGAGACCTAAGAAACGAGCCAGACCTGATGGGCAGGTTAGAGTAGGGGTTCATGTTACTTCTATTGGGATTCAACCATATGAAGATTGTGGTAAGCACTATttgggcgagtgttggaggaggttaggggcttgtttgaggtgtggaTCTTTGGAGCACCGTAGTAGAGTGTGTCCACAGCGGGCTGATCAGATACAAGCTTTAGGATTGGGTTCT AGAGCATCAGACAGAAGTGCTAGTCAACAGGAGGCGAGACAGCCTACACTGGTTTATGCTACTCGACGCCGAGAGGATATAGACgttcctgatgttattactgataCATTCTTTATTTTCAATGTACCATATACTGCtatgatagacataggttctacacactcctATGTGGCTAGTATTATTTCTGAAAACCTGGGGATTTCTGTTGAGAACACTTCTAGTGAGATTACTGTACTGAGTCCATTGGGGCAGTCTGTTCGGGTTAATAAACTTTATAGGAATGTTCCGTTAGAG TTCATCATGGTCTCCatcgacgatattctggtttaCTCAAAGActaaggatgagcatgatgaacatcttaaG gggattcgtgTTGATCCGAGGAAGATTGAGGCCATACTTGAGTGGAAACAGCTTAAGAATGTATCTGAAATCTATAGTTTCTGGGTCTTGCGGgatattatcggaggtttgtcTAGGGGTTCTCTCTGA